Sequence from the Streptomyces sp. NBC_00358 genome:
CGAGCATCTCGGTGTTGCCCATCTCGACCACGTCCGGCGCCTTGTCGGTGGCGAGGACCGCGTCGAGCTTGGTGTTCTTGTCCGGCCAGCCGTAGTACTCGTGGTTGATCTTGACGCCGGGGTGCTTCGCCTTGACCGCCGCGTCGGCCGCCTTGACCAGCTCGGGCCAGTTGTTCTGCGCGTCGACCGTGAGCCAGACCGTCAGCTCCTTGGCGTCCGCACCCTTGTCCGACCCCCCGGACCCGTTGTCGTTCCCGCACGCCGCGATGGAGAACATCATGCCCGCGATACCGATCGCGGCTACCAGCTTGCGCTTCACGCCACCCTCCTCAGGGATGCCACAAACCCCCCTGCTCCCCGCGGTGACATACGCCGTGTACCGCCCGTGGGGCCGGGACTGGACCAATGGTGTAGACCAGTACGGGGAGCTTGGCCTAGACCTAGGGGGGTGTCAAGGGTGCGTAAGCCCGTCCAGTCGTCCGTTATGGGACCTACATATGCAAGGACCTTTAAGTAGGTAAGCGGCATAAACAGCGGGCCTGTTCGCGGCCCGCGAGGGAAGCGTCCCCGAACCGCCCCCGAACCGCCCCCGCGCCCTCGCGCATGGCCAACCACGGCCCCGTCCGCGCGTGATGGACTAGACCAACGGGTACGCCGACGGTATATAGAGGGGATCACGGAGCGTGCGGGTGGACACTCGCACGGAAAGCCGTGCCACGATGTGAGCCGTGGCCGTCGATATGTCGGTCGCTTCGGCATCCGGAGCCGGGAAGGCAGAGCATGAGCACCGACGTCAGCAGTGCGGAGAACGAGGGTGGGGCGCCCATCCGTACCGCGCGCGTGCCCAAGTACTACCGCCTCAAGAAGCACCTGCTCGACATGACGGAGACGCTGCCGCCCGGTACGCCGGTACCGCCCGAGCGGACCCTCGCCGCCGAGTTCGACACCTCGCGCACCACGGTGCGGCAGGCCCTTCAGGAGCTGGTCGTCGAGGGCCGTCTCGAACGCATCCAGGGCAAGGGCACCTTCGTCGCCAAGCCGAAGGTCTCCCAGGCGCTCCAACTGACCTCGTACACCGAGGACATGCGCGCCCAGGGCCTCGAACCCACCTCGCAGTTGCTGGACATCGGCTACATCACGGCGGACGAGAGCCTCGCCGGCCTGCTCGACATCTCGTCCGGCGGCCGGGTGCTGCGCATCGAGCGGCTGCGCCTGGCGAGCGGTGAGCCGATGGCCATCGAGACGACCCACCTCTCCGCCAAGCGCTTCCCCGCCCTGCGCAGGTCGCTCGTCAAGTACACCTCCCTCTACACCGCCCTCGCCGAGGTCTACGACGTCCACCTCGCCGAGGCCGAGGAGACCATCGAGACCTCGCTGGCCACCCCGCGCGAGGCGGGGCTGCTCGGCACCGATGTGGGCCTGCCCATGCTGATGCTCTCCCGCCATTCGCTCGACCGGCAGGGCGAGCCGGTGGAATGGGTGCGGTCGGTGTACCGGGGCGACCGGTACAAGTTCGTCGCCCGCCTCAAGCGCCCGCAGGACTGAGCCGTACGGGTGGCGCGCGGGTACGGGACCTCCGCTCCCGGACCCGCGCGCGGCGCCCCGCCGTCCGGGCCGGCCCGGACGCACCGTCAGGCGCCGTACCCGCTCCGGGGGTTCCGCTCCTGCTGAGCGCGCCGTGCACACCGACACGAACCCTCCACACCCGCCCCCCGAGGCGGGGTTCCCCAAAGCGGAACCATCCCCTAGATTGCCTGCGCGTTACCCAGGTGACCGATGAGGGGACGGAGCCGCCCTATGTCAGACCTGCCCGAAGTGAAACCACCGGTGGTGACACCGGTACGTGTGGTGACACCGGTACGTGTGGTGATCGCCCTCTGCCTGCTCGCGCCCTTCGTGGCGATGCTGTGGGTCGGCTCCTACACGAAGACGGACCCGGCCTTCATCGGCATCCCCTTCTTCTACTGGTACCAGTTGCTGTGGGTGCCCCTGTCCACGGTGCTGACCGTGACCGCGTATCTGTTGTGGCGGCGTGACCAGCGGGCCCGCACCTCCGCCTCCGCCGAGAGAGGTGCCGGAGCATGAACGACGGTGTGAACGGCGTCGCCCTCGGCGTCTTCGTCTTCTTCTTCCTGGCCGTCACGGTCATGGGCTTCCTGGCCGCCCGCTGGCGCAGGGCCGCCGACGAACACAGCCTCGACGAATGGGGCCTGGGCGGACGGTCCTTCGGCACCTGGGTGACCTGGTTCCTGCTCGGCGGCGACCTCTACACGGCGTACACCTTCGTCGCCGTACCCGCGGCGGTCTACGCGGCGGGCGCGGCCGGCTTCTTCGCCGTGCCGTACACGATCCTGGTGTACCCGCTGATCTTCACGTTCCTGCCCCGGCTGTGGTCGGTCTCCCACAAGCACGGCTATGTGACGACCTCGGACTTCGTGCGCGGTCGCTTCGGCTCCAAGGGCCTGTCCCTCGCCGTGGCCGTCACCGGCATCCTGGCCACCATGCCGTACATCGCGCTCCAACTGGTCGGCATCCAGGCCGTCCTCGACGTGATGGGCGTGGGCGGCGGCGACAGCACCAACTGGTTCGTCAAGGACCTGCCGCTCCTCATCGCCTTCGGCGTGCTGGCCGCGTACACCTACTCCTCGGGGCTGCGGGCCCCCGCCCTGATCGCGTTCGTGAAGGACACCCTGATCTACATCGTGATCGCGGTGGCCATCATCTACATCCCGATCAAGCTGGGCGGCTTCGACGAGATCTTCAAGGCGGCGAGCGCCAAGTACACGGCCGCGGGCGCCGGCGGACTCGTCCCCGCGCAGGCGGGCCAGTGGACGTACGCCACCCTCGCGCTCGGCTCGGCGCTGGCGCTGTTCATGTATCCGCACTCGGTCACCGCGACGCTGTCCGGCCGCAGCAGGGAGGTGATCCGGCGCAACACCACGATCCTGCCGCTCTACTCGCTGATGCTGGGCCTGCTCGCCCTGCTCGGGTTCATGGCGATCGCCGCCGGGGTGAAGGTCACCAACGGCCAGCTCGCCATCCCCCAGCTCTTCGAGAACATGTTCCCCGACTGGTTCGCGGGCGTGGCCTTCGCCGCCATCGGCATCGGCGCGCTGGTGCCGGCGGCCATCATGTCCATCGCGGCCGCGAACCTTTTCACCCGCAACATCTACAAGGACTTCATCAACCCGAACGCGACCCCGCGCCAGGAGACCCAGGTCTCCAAGCTGGTGTCGCTCCTGGTGAAGGTGGGCGCGCTGGTCTTCGTCCTGACCATGGACAAGACCGTCGCGATCAACTTCCAGCTGCTGGGCGGCATCTGGATCCTGCAGACCTTCCCGTCACTGGTCGGCGGGCTGTTCACCCGCTGGTTCCACCGCTGGGCGCTGCTGGGCGGCTGGGCGGTCGGCATGCTCTACGGCACGATCGCCGCCTACGGGGTGGCCTCGCCGACCCAGAAGCACTTCGGCGGCAGCTCGAAGGAGATCCCCGGCATCGGGGAGATCGGCTACATCGGCCTGACCGCGTTCGTCCTGAACCTGGCCGTGGCCGTCGTCCTCACCTTCGCCCTGAGGGCGTTCAACGCGCCGGACGGCATCGACGAGACCTCGCCGGAGGACTACACGGCCGACGCGGGGGACCCGGGGGTCGAGACGGAGCTCCCGCCGGCCACGGCGGACGCCGGCCTGTAGCGACAGCGCCGCACGACGGGCCGCCGGACGAGAACCGGCGGCCCGTCGCCACGCGGCCCGTCGCCTCGCAGGCCATCACCGTGCGGGCCGTCGCCGTGCGGGCCGTCGCCGTGCGGGCCGGGCACACCTACGAGTTGGCGATCCAGCACGCTCCGTAGTGCTCCAGAACTCCGACCCGACACAACATGTGGGGGCACTCCCGAGGCCCGGCACAAGATGTATGCTCATGGTCGCTGTCGCCGCAGGGGAATCCGGTGCGAATCCGGAACTGTCCCGCAACGGTGTACCTGTGCGTGTTCGCGTATTCGCGTGCCCGCACTCGCGTCAGTCCGAGGACCTGCCGACAGCGCGCCCCGGCCGTCCGGCCCGGGTGCCGACGACGTCCGGGCCTCGCGGAATGGGCCGGTGGACGCGGTGCGCTGCTGCCCAGAAGCGCTCTCGTGTGCCCCGCTCCGCCCCGTAGGGCCCTGTGCCGAGCGAGGGAGATCCCCACGTGACCATCGCGCCAGCCGATCCGGCTTCAGTGACCGCGCAGCAGGCCCGGGTGGAGACCGACGGTCCCGGAACCGCGCTGCTGCGGACCCTGACCGATCTCACCACCGACCTCACGGCCGCCGACCCCGGCCGGGTCGCCGCCGCGGCGCTGCGCGGCCGGTCCGCCCGCGCCGACGAGGCCGAGCTGCGCGAACTGGCCACCGAGGCGGCCGCGGGTCTCATCTCCGAGGACCCCGCCTACTCCCGGCTGGCCGCCCGCCTGCTCACGATCAGCATCGCCGCGGAGGCCGCCTCCCAGGGCGTCACGACCTTCTCCGAGTCGGTCGCCGTCGGCCACCGCGAGGGTCTGATCGCCGACCGCACGGCCGCGTTCGTCCGGCTGCACACGGCCCGCCTCGACGCGCTCATCGACATCGAAGGCGACGACCGGTTCGGCTACTTCGGGCTGCGCACGCTGCACAGCCGCTATCTGCTCCGGCACCCGATCACCCGCAAGGTCGTCGAGACGCCCCAGCACTTCATGCTGCGGGTGGCCTCCGGTCTCGCCGAGGACGACACGGCCCGGTCGGTGGACGAAGTCGCCGCGCTCTACCGGCTGATGAGCCGCCTCGACTACCTGCCGTCCTCCCCCACGCTCTTCAACTCCGGTACGCGGCACCCCCAGATGTCGTCCTGCTACCTCCTCGACTCCCCGCTGGACGAGCTGGACTCCATCTACGACCGCTACCACCAGGTGGCGCGCCTGTCGAAGCACGCGGGCGGCATCGGCCTTTCGTACTCGCGTATCCGCTCGCGCGGTTCGCTGATCCGCGGCACCAACGGACACTCCAACGGCATCGTCCCGTTCCTCAAGACGCTCGACGCCTCGGTCGCCGCGGTGAACCAGGGCGGCCGGCGCAAGGGCGCGGCCGCGGTCTACCTGGAGACCTGGCACTCCGACATCGAGGAGTTCCTGGAGCTGCGCGACAACACCGGTGAGGACGCCCGGCGTACGCACAACCTGAACCTCGCGCACTGGATCCCGGACGAGTTCATGCGCCGGGTGAACGAGGACGGCGTCTGGTCGCTCTTCTCCCCCGCCGACGTGCCGGAACTGGTCGACCTGTGGGGCGACGAGTTCGACGCCGCGTACCGCAAGGCCGAGGAGGCGGGCCTCGCGAAGAAGACCATCCCGGCCCGTGACCTGTACGGCCGGATGATGCGCACCCTCGCGCAGACCGGCAACGGCTGGATGACCTTCAAGGACGCCGCCAACCGCACCGCCAACCAGACGGCGGAGCCGGGCCACACCGTCCACTCCTCGAACCTGTGCACCGAGATCCTGGAGGTCACGGACGACGGGGAGACGGCGGTCTGCAACCTGGGCTCGGTCAACCTGGGCGCGTTCGTCGTCGGTGACGACATCGACTGGGAGCGGCTCGACGAGACCGTGCGCACCGCGGTGACCTTCCTCGACCGCGTCGTCGACATCAACTTCTACCCGACCGAGCAGGCGGGCCGCTCCAACGCCAAGTGGCGTCCGGTGGGCCTCGGCGCGATGGGTCTCCAGGACGTCTTCTTCAAGCTGCGGCTGCCCTTCGACTCGCCGCAGGCCCGCGCGCTGTCCACGCGGATCGCCGAGCGCATCATGCTCGCCTCCTACGAGGCCTCCGCGGACCTCGCCGAGCGCAACGGCCCGCTCCCCGCCTGGGAGAAGACCCGGACCGCGCGTGGCGTCCTGCACCCGGACCACTTCGACGTCGAGCTGAACTGGCCGGAGCGCTGGGCCGCCCTGAGGCAGCGGATCGCCGAGGTCGGCATGCGCAACTCGCTGCTCCTCGCCATCGCGCCGACGGCCACCATCGCGTCCATCGCGGGCGTGTACGAGTGCATCGAGCCGCAGGTGTCCAACCTGTTCAAGCGCGAGACGCTCTCCGGCGAGTTCCTCCAGGTCAACTCCTACCTGGTGGCCGAGCTGAAGAAGCTCGGTGTGTGGGACGCGCAGACCCGTGAGGCGCTGCGCGAGTCCAGCGGCTCGGTGCAGGGCTTCACCTGGGTCCCGCAGGACGTCCGCGACCTGTACCGCACGGCGTGGGAGATCCCGCAGCGCGGCCTGATCGACATGGCCGCCGCCCGGACCCCGTTCCTGGACCAGGCGCAGTCGCTGAACCTGTTCCTGGAGACGCCGACCATCGGCAAGCTCTCCTCGATGTACTCCTACGCCTGGAAGTCGGGCCTGAAGACGACGTACTACCTGCGTTCCCGCCCGGCGACGCGCATCGCCCGCGCGGCCCAGGCCCAGGCGCAGCCCGAGAAGACCATCCCCGTCCAGCAGGCGGCCGACCCCGACGCCGTCGCCTGCTCCCTGGAAAACCCCGAGTCCTGCGAGGCCTGCCAGTAATGTCCGACACGAACACCGAGAAGAACCTCCTCGACCCGGGCTTCGAACTGACCCTGCGTCCCATGCGCTACCCGGACTTCTACGAGCGCTACCGGGACGCGATCAAGAACACCTGGACCGTCGAGGAGGTCGACCTCCACTCGGACGTCGCCGACCTCGCGAAGCTGACGCCGGGTGAGCAGCACATGATCGGCCGGCTGGTCGCGTTCTTCGCGACGGGCGACTCGATCGTGTCGAACAACCTGGTGCTGACGCTGTACAAGCACATCAACTCCCCCGAGGCGCGGCTCTACCTGAGCCGGCAGCTTTTCGAGGAGGCCGTGCACGTCCAGTTCTATCTGACGCTGCTGGACACCTATCTGCCCGACCCGGAGGACCGCACGGCGGCCTTCGCGGCGGTCGAGAGCATCCCCTCCATCCGCGAGAAGGCGCAGTTCTGCTTCAAGTGGATGGACTCGGTGGAGAAGCTGGACCGGCTGGAGACCCAGGCCGACCGCCGCCGCTTCCTGCTGAACCTCATCTGCTTCGCCGCGTGCATCGAGGGGCTCTTCTTCTACGGGGCCTTCGCGTACGTCTACTGGTTCCGCAGCCGCGGTCTGCTGCACGGCCTGGCGACGGGCACCAACTGGGTGTTCCGCGACGAGACGATGCACATGAGCTTCGCCTTCGAGGTCGTCGACACCGTCCGCAAGGAGGAGCCGGAGCTCTTCGACGACCGGCTCCAGGAGCAGGTGACCGACATGCTGCGCGAGGCCGTCGAGGCCGAGCTGCAGTTCGGGCGGGACCTGTGCGGTGAGGGTCTGCCGGGCATGAACACCGACTCGATGCGCCAGTATCTGGAGTGCGTCGCCGACCAGCGCCTGCAGCGGCTGGGCTTCGCACCGGTCTACGGCTCGGAGAACCCGTTCTCCTTCATGGAGCTCCAGGGTGTCCAGGAGCTGACCAACTTCTTCGAGCGCCGACCGTCGGCGTACCAGGTCGCGGTGGAGGGCACGGTCGACTTCGACGAGGACTTCTGACCGGTCCTCACATTCTGACTGCTCGTCACCGACGTTGGCCGGGACCCCTGTCGGGGCCCGGCTTTCGTCACGTACTGCCCCCGCGCCTCCAATCACCGGGCCAATCCCCGTCCATGGAGCGGCAAAGTTCTTCCGGCACGGCTGTTCGCGCGCCGTTCACCCCGGCTAGGTTCTGGCCGTCCCGTCATGCCGCGCACCACGGCACGCCAGGACGACTGAATTGGCATGCCCATGACGTGTCTCTCCACGGTTCGCGCTACGCGCGTCACGGGCCTGCCCGTTCAGAGCGCCGAGAACCCCCACTTCCGGCTATGGCGCCGCGAACGGCCCTACCCCGGCCCGAGCGGCACCGGCCTCGAACCGATGGAGGCGACACCCCCATGCGTTCACAGCGCCCGATACCCTCCGGCAGACCGGCCCGGAGCCTGCGAAGACTCCTCACCACCGCCCTCCCCGCCCTGGCCCTCGGCCTCGCCGGGTTCGCCGCGGCACCTCCCGCCGACGCGCAGCCCGCACCGACCCCCCACGTCTCCCGGGCGGCCCAGAACGCCGGGGCCCTGACCG
This genomic interval carries:
- a CDS encoding GntR family transcriptional regulator, with the translated sequence MSTDVSSAENEGGAPIRTARVPKYYRLKKHLLDMTETLPPGTPVPPERTLAAEFDTSRTTVRQALQELVVEGRLERIQGKGTFVAKPKVSQALQLTSYTEDMRAQGLEPTSQLLDIGYITADESLAGLLDISSGGRVLRIERLRLASGEPMAIETTHLSAKRFPALRRSLVKYTSLYTALAEVYDVHLAEAEETIETSLATPREAGLLGTDVGLPMLMLSRHSLDRQGEPVEWVRSVYRGDRYKFVARLKRPQD
- a CDS encoding DUF3311 domain-containing protein — protein: MSDLPEVKPPVVTPVRVVTPVRVVIALCLLAPFVAMLWVGSYTKTDPAFIGIPFFYWYQLLWVPLSTVLTVTAYLLWRRDQRARTSASAERGAGA
- the mctP gene encoding monocarboxylate uptake permease MctP, with protein sequence MNDGVNGVALGVFVFFFLAVTVMGFLAARWRRAADEHSLDEWGLGGRSFGTWVTWFLLGGDLYTAYTFVAVPAAVYAAGAAGFFAVPYTILVYPLIFTFLPRLWSVSHKHGYVTTSDFVRGRFGSKGLSLAVAVTGILATMPYIALQLVGIQAVLDVMGVGGGDSTNWFVKDLPLLIAFGVLAAYTYSSGLRAPALIAFVKDTLIYIVIAVAIIYIPIKLGGFDEIFKAASAKYTAAGAGGLVPAQAGQWTYATLALGSALALFMYPHSVTATLSGRSREVIRRNTTILPLYSLMLGLLALLGFMAIAAGVKVTNGQLAIPQLFENMFPDWFAGVAFAAIGIGALVPAAIMSIAAANLFTRNIYKDFINPNATPRQETQVSKLVSLLVKVGALVFVLTMDKTVAINFQLLGGIWILQTFPSLVGGLFTRWFHRWALLGGWAVGMLYGTIAAYGVASPTQKHFGGSSKEIPGIGEIGYIGLTAFVLNLAVAVVLTFALRAFNAPDGIDETSPEDYTADAGDPGVETELPPATADAGL
- a CDS encoding ribonucleoside-diphosphate reductase subunit alpha; amino-acid sequence: MTIAPADPASVTAQQARVETDGPGTALLRTLTDLTTDLTAADPGRVAAAALRGRSARADEAELRELATEAAAGLISEDPAYSRLAARLLTISIAAEAASQGVTTFSESVAVGHREGLIADRTAAFVRLHTARLDALIDIEGDDRFGYFGLRTLHSRYLLRHPITRKVVETPQHFMLRVASGLAEDDTARSVDEVAALYRLMSRLDYLPSSPTLFNSGTRHPQMSSCYLLDSPLDELDSIYDRYHQVARLSKHAGGIGLSYSRIRSRGSLIRGTNGHSNGIVPFLKTLDASVAAVNQGGRRKGAAAVYLETWHSDIEEFLELRDNTGEDARRTHNLNLAHWIPDEFMRRVNEDGVWSLFSPADVPELVDLWGDEFDAAYRKAEEAGLAKKTIPARDLYGRMMRTLAQTGNGWMTFKDAANRTANQTAEPGHTVHSSNLCTEILEVTDDGETAVCNLGSVNLGAFVVGDDIDWERLDETVRTAVTFLDRVVDINFYPTEQAGRSNAKWRPVGLGAMGLQDVFFKLRLPFDSPQARALSTRIAERIMLASYEASADLAERNGPLPAWEKTRTARGVLHPDHFDVELNWPERWAALRQRIAEVGMRNSLLLAIAPTATIASIAGVYECIEPQVSNLFKRETLSGEFLQVNSYLVAELKKLGVWDAQTREALRESSGSVQGFTWVPQDVRDLYRTAWEIPQRGLIDMAAARTPFLDQAQSLNLFLETPTIGKLSSMYSYAWKSGLKTTYYLRSRPATRIARAAQAQAQPEKTIPVQQAADPDAVACSLENPESCEACQ
- a CDS encoding ribonucleotide-diphosphate reductase subunit beta: MSDTNTEKNLLDPGFELTLRPMRYPDFYERYRDAIKNTWTVEEVDLHSDVADLAKLTPGEQHMIGRLVAFFATGDSIVSNNLVLTLYKHINSPEARLYLSRQLFEEAVHVQFYLTLLDTYLPDPEDRTAAFAAVESIPSIREKAQFCFKWMDSVEKLDRLETQADRRRFLLNLICFAACIEGLFFYGAFAYVYWFRSRGLLHGLATGTNWVFRDETMHMSFAFEVVDTVRKEEPELFDDRLQEQVTDMLREAVEAELQFGRDLCGEGLPGMNTDSMRQYLECVADQRLQRLGFAPVYGSENPFSFMELQGVQELTNFFERRPSAYQVAVEGTVDFDEDF